One window of Thioflexithrix psekupsensis genomic DNA carries:
- a CDS encoding bifunctional diguanylate cyclase/phosphodiesterase yields MLNQQFKKTNFSLIWVVVVGLFLTFLSAYQIRQWELQQAIHAKQMEVDKYIRALRQSHDNLRDLFRSIKSMQEIEHKANIDTNKKWELDQNSFHHFVKRHLEQERKQSLDALAWVPVVTHDKMLDFEQRMNREKAFQEFQIWEHCSGQASCKVLPRDIYYPIQFIENIKEHQSKLGFNLSSNIQLDQALSKARDEANLMVTVLKEPKDFAYLYMFYPLYDYDTDPPTAVTRQMSLRGFIVGFFNIENYLEETLRPSRYNPNNFLQIFDTTDSQNPVLLYRPQWLAKKAQHAQDIQEILPQVPVSLEFGGRQWSIKLYRIPSIFDFQYWYSVGAFCVGLFLTFGFWRYLLLALNRAVWAETLVEQRTQSLQTANLALQQEMEMTRRITEQLDASRRQFRAIFDEAGIGIVQTNLEHIILENNKAVHHILGYGSSELQGRALHDFVHPADLDSDKQLLNGLLMGDYDSYRISKRYLRRNGETVWTHLNCSIVRDPLKPFLISMVEDVTERHFAELARLEAEKKFRKIFENAIEGIFQCTFSGHFISVNPAFLKIFGCDNADILYQKNINLKRQLHEHPACYEDFMRRLTSNREIKNFEYQARCFDGRIIWVAETVRIAHDEQGQNSFYEGFIEDITHRKAVEEKLRYDATHDQLTGLLNRSAFTHHLERGLARLKEKEKEQEVQMEKMLPFAVLFVDLDRFKMINDSMGHLVGDQLLEEIAHRLRRETRGCDVVARFGGDEFALMLENMSSIKALEDFIERLNRCLGESYTLQNEVFNTTASIGIALANVNYNSADELLRDADIAMYEAKRQGRGKAVFFQSGMHVQVLNIMRMESDLRKAFERGEFCLFYQPIISLENRHTVSLEALLRWNHPEKGLISPDKFIPLAEDTGLIRELGLWVFEQACYQLKYWQVRFPHHHNLGVNINVSAIQLKQPRLVREIETIIHRSGLKPDTCRMEITESAMMNDPDLMLNVLKDLKGLEVQLYIDDFGTGYSSLSYLQKFPIDALKIDKSFIQNIDASDKSMQIAQAIIALGNAFDLRVVAEGVETDTQLNILEASHCHHVQGYYFSRPIDKEKTENYLSIIVH; encoded by the coding sequence ATGTTAAATCAACAGTTTAAAAAAACCAATTTTTCTTTGATATGGGTAGTTGTTGTGGGTTTATTTTTAACTTTTTTATCCGCTTATCAAATCAGACAATGGGAATTGCAACAAGCCATTCATGCCAAGCAAATGGAGGTCGATAAATATATTCGTGCGTTGCGTCAAAGTCATGATAATTTACGTGATTTATTTCGCTCTATTAAAAGTATGCAGGAAATTGAGCATAAAGCCAATATTGACACGAATAAAAAATGGGAATTAGATCAAAATAGTTTTCACCATTTTGTCAAGCGTCATTTAGAACAAGAACGCAAGCAAAGTTTAGACGCATTGGCTTGGGTGCCTGTGGTGACTCACGACAAAATGCTTGATTTTGAACAAAGAATGAATCGAGAAAAAGCCTTTCAAGAATTCCAAATCTGGGAACATTGCAGCGGACAAGCCTCTTGTAAAGTATTGCCACGCGATATTTATTATCCGATTCAATTTATTGAGAACATTAAAGAACATCAAAGTAAATTAGGTTTTAATTTATCCTCTAACATTCAATTAGATCAAGCCTTATCAAAAGCCAGAGATGAAGCCAATTTAATGGTTACGGTATTAAAAGAGCCAAAAGATTTTGCGTATCTTTACATGTTTTATCCGCTTTATGATTATGACACTGATCCGCCAACTGCGGTGACTCGTCAAATGAGTTTGCGGGGTTTTATTGTGGGTTTTTTTAATATAGAAAATTATTTAGAAGAAACCTTGCGCCCTTCTCGTTATAATCCCAATAATTTTTTACAAATTTTTGATACCACGGACAGTCAAAATCCAGTTTTATTATACCGTCCGCAATGGTTAGCAAAAAAAGCGCAACACGCACAAGATATTCAAGAAATTTTGCCGCAAGTGCCTGTGAGTTTAGAATTTGGCGGGCGACAATGGTCAATTAAACTCTATCGCATTCCGAGTATTTTTGATTTTCAATACTGGTATTCGGTGGGGGCATTTTGTGTGGGATTATTTTTAACATTTGGTTTTTGGCGTTATTTATTATTAGCCTTAAATCGTGCGGTTTGGGCAGAAACATTGGTGGAACAACGCACCCAAAGTTTGCAAACGGCGAATCTTGCTTTACAGCAAGAAATGGAAATGACCCGACGCATCACCGAACAATTAGATGCCAGTCGTCGTCAATTTCGCGCTATTTTTGACGAGGCGGGAATTGGAATTGTGCAGACTAATTTAGAGCATATTATTTTAGAAAATAATAAGGCCGTGCATCATATTCTCGGTTATGGCAGTTCTGAATTGCAAGGGCGAGCTTTACATGATTTTGTGCATCCTGCCGATTTAGACAGCGATAAGCAATTATTAAATGGTTTATTAATGGGCGATTATGATTCTTATCGTATTAGTAAGCGTTATTTAAGACGTAATGGAGAAACGGTCTGGACGCATTTAAATTGTTCTATTGTGCGCGATCCGTTAAAGCCTTTTTTAATTAGTATGGTTGAAGATGTGACTGAGCGGCATTTTGCTGAATTGGCACGCTTAGAAGCGGAGAAAAAATTTCGGAAGATTTTTGAAAATGCCATCGAAGGTATTTTTCAATGTACATTCTCAGGACATTTTATTAGTGTGAACCCTGCTTTTTTAAAAATATTTGGTTGTGACAATGCGGATATTCTCTATCAAAAAAATATTAATTTAAAACGCCAATTACATGAACATCCTGCTTGTTATGAAGATTTTATGCGGCGTTTAACCAGCAATCGAGAAATAAAGAATTTTGAATATCAAGCCCGTTGTTTTGATGGTCGCATCATTTGGGTGGCTGAAACGGTGCGAATTGCCCATGATGAACAAGGTCAAAATAGTTTTTATGAAGGTTTTATTGAAGACATTACGCATCGTAAAGCGGTGGAAGAAAAACTGCGTTATGATGCCACGCATGATCAATTAACAGGCTTATTAAATCGCAGTGCATTTACTCATCATTTAGAACGTGGATTGGCGCGTTTAAAAGAAAAGGAAAAAGAACAAGAAGTGCAGATGGAGAAAATGTTGCCTTTTGCGGTGTTATTTGTTGATTTAGACCGCTTTAAAATGATTAATGACAGTATGGGACATTTGGTAGGCGATCAATTGTTAGAAGAAATTGCCCATCGTTTGCGTCGAGAAACTCGCGGCTGTGATGTGGTGGCGCGTTTTGGGGGAGATGAATTTGCATTAATGTTAGAAAATATGAGTTCAATTAAAGCATTGGAAGATTTTATTGAACGCTTAAATCGGTGCTTAGGGGAATCTTATACGCTTCAAAATGAAGTGTTTAATACCACAGCCAGTATTGGCATTGCACTGGCGAATGTGAATTATAATTCAGCCGATGAATTATTGCGCGACGCGGATATTGCAATGTATGAAGCCAAAAGACAAGGACGCGGTAAAGCCGTGTTTTTCCAATCGGGAATGCACGTGCAAGTATTAAACATTATGCGCATGGAATCGGATTTGAGAAAAGCCTTTGAACGGGGCGAATTTTGTTTATTTTATCAACCCATTATTTCCTTAGAAAATCGCCATACGGTCAGTTTAGAAGCCTTATTGCGTTGGAATCATCCCGAAAAAGGTTTAATTTCTCCTGATAAATTTATTCCTTTAGCTGAAGACACAGGCTTAATTCGAGAATTAGGATTGTGGGTATTTGAACAGGCTTGTTATCAATTAAAATATTGGCAAGTGCGTTTTCCTCACCATCATAATTTAGGCGTTAATATCAATGTCTCTGCGATTCAATTAAAACAACCACGTTTGGTTAGAGAAATTGAAACAATTATTCATCGTTCGGGTTTAAAACCAGATACTTGTCGCATGGAAATTACTGAAAGTGCCATGATGAATGATCCTGATTTAATGTTGAATGTTTTAAAAGATTTAAAAGGTTTAGAAGTTCAACTTTATATTGACGATTTTGGTACGGGTTATTCTTCGCTCAGTTATTTACAAAAATTTCCGATTGATGCTTTAAAGATCGATAAAAGTTTTATTCAAAATATTGACGCATCGGATAAATCGATGCAAATTGCTCAAGCGATTATTGCACTAGGAAATGCGTTTGATTTGCGGGTGGTGGCTGAAGGGGTAGAAACGGATACCCAACTAAATATTTTAGAAGCCTCGCATTGTCATCATGTACAAGGCTATTATTTCTCGCGTCCCATCGATAAAGAAAAAACGGAAAATTATCTTAGTATCATCGTACATTAA